From one Microbacterium sp. 10M-3C3 genomic stretch:
- the rplO gene encoding 50S ribosomal protein L15 — translation MAENEKVEAETAEAPKKKAPARKPAAAKADAKPAAKAAPKKDAPVSRPGVLKVHHLRPVPGAHTAKTRVGRGEGSKGKTAGRGTKGTKARYQVRAGFEGGQMPLHMRTPKLRGFKNPFRVEYQVVNLDKLAELYPTGGDVTVSDLVAKGAVRKNEKVKVLGTGDISVKLNVTVDKVSGSAEQKIVAAGGSVN, via the coding sequence GCCCGCGCGCAAGCCGGCCGCCGCCAAGGCGGACGCCAAGCCCGCCGCCAAGGCTGCCCCGAAGAAGGACGCTCCGGTCTCGCGCCCGGGCGTGCTCAAGGTGCACCACCTGCGCCCGGTCCCCGGTGCGCACACCGCCAAGACGCGCGTCGGCCGCGGTGAGGGCTCGAAGGGCAAGACCGCCGGTCGCGGCACCAAGGGCACGAAGGCCCGCTACCAGGTGCGCGCCGGCTTCGAGGGCGGCCAGATGCCGCTGCACATGCGTACGCCGAAGCTGCGCGGGTTCAAGAACCCGTTCCGCGTCGAGTACCAGGTCGTCAACCTCGACAAGCTCGCGGAGCTGTACCCCACCGGTGGCGACGTCACCGTGAGCGACCTCGTCGCCAAGGGCGCGGTGCGCAAGAACGAGAAGGTCAAGGTGCTCGGCACCGGCGACATCTCGGTGAAGCTGAACGTGACGGTGGACAAGGTCTCGGGTTCTGCCGAGCAGAAGATCGTCGCGGCGGGCGGCTCGGTCAACTGA
- the secY gene encoding preprotein translocase subunit SecY, which yields MFSAIARVFRTPDLRRKIGFTLGIIAIYRLGAHIPTPFVNFPNVQSCLDQSGGTEGLLSLVNLFSGGALLQLSIFALGVLPYITSTIIVQLLRVVIPHFETLYKEGQAGQAKLTQYTRYLTIALALLQSTTLVTVARSGQLFGQTGIPECENILTNDVWWAQLLMIITMTAGTGLIMWFAELVTERGVGNGMSILIFTSIAATFPAAMGAILASRGFEVFLLVLAVGIVVVALVVFVEQSQRRIPVQYAKRMVGRRTYGGTNTYIPIKVNMAGVVPVIFASSLLYIPALIAQFNQPQPGQEVPGWVAWISQYLTRGDHPLYMAIYFLLIVGFTYFYVAITFNPVEVADNMKRYGGFIPGIRAGRPTAEYLDYVLTRITLPGSIYLGLIALLPLIALATVGANQNFPFGGASILIIVGVGLETVKQIDAQLQQRHYEGLLR from the coding sequence TTGTTCAGCGCAATCGCGCGGGTCTTCCGCACGCCCGACCTGCGGCGGAAGATCGGCTTCACCCTGGGGATCATCGCGATCTACCGTCTGGGTGCGCACATCCCCACGCCGTTCGTGAACTTCCCGAACGTGCAGTCCTGTCTGGACCAGTCCGGCGGGACCGAGGGCCTGCTCTCCCTCGTCAACCTCTTCTCGGGCGGCGCGCTGCTGCAGCTGTCGATCTTCGCGCTGGGCGTCCTGCCCTACATCACCTCGACGATCATCGTGCAGCTGCTGCGTGTGGTGATCCCGCACTTCGAGACCCTCTACAAGGAGGGGCAGGCGGGCCAGGCCAAGCTCACGCAGTACACGCGCTACCTCACGATCGCGCTCGCGCTGCTGCAGTCGACGACGCTCGTGACGGTCGCCCGCAGCGGGCAGCTGTTCGGCCAGACCGGCATCCCCGAGTGCGAGAACATCCTCACGAACGACGTGTGGTGGGCGCAGCTGCTCATGATCATCACGATGACCGCCGGCACCGGCCTCATCATGTGGTTCGCGGAGCTCGTGACCGAGCGCGGCGTCGGCAACGGCATGTCGATCCTCATCTTCACCTCGATCGCGGCGACCTTCCCGGCGGCGATGGGCGCGATCCTCGCCTCGCGCGGCTTCGAGGTCTTCCTCCTCGTGCTGGCCGTCGGCATCGTCGTGGTCGCGCTCGTGGTGTTCGTCGAGCAGTCGCAGCGCCGCATCCCGGTGCAGTACGCGAAGCGGATGGTGGGACGCCGCACGTACGGCGGCACGAACACGTACATCCCGATCAAGGTGAACATGGCCGGTGTCGTGCCCGTCATCTTCGCCTCGTCGCTGCTGTACATCCCGGCGCTGATCGCGCAGTTCAACCAGCCGCAGCCCGGCCAGGAGGTCCCCGGCTGGGTCGCGTGGATCTCGCAGTACCTCACGCGCGGCGACCACCCGCTGTACATGGCGATCTACTTCCTGCTGATCGTGGGCTTCACGTACTTCTACGTGGCCATCACGTTCAACCCCGTCGAGGTGGCCGACAACATGAAGCGCTACGGCGGCTTCATCCCCGGCATCCGCGCCGGCCGTCCGACCGCGGAGTACCTCGACTACGTGCTCACGCGCATCACGCTGCCGGGCTCGATCTACCTCGGCCTCATCGCGCTCCTGCCGCTCATCGCGCTCGCGACGGTCGGCGCCAACCAGAACTTCCCGTTCGGCGGTGCATCGATCCTCATCATCGTGGGCGTGGGCCTGGAGACGGTGAAGCAGATCGACGCGCAGCTGCAGCAGCGCCACTACGAAGGGCTTCTCCGCTGA